The sequence GTTCATATCGGTTGTAAATCCCGCTCGCCACAGGTCCGAGCCGGACGACGCCGCGCCGCGATTGTCCCAGGAATTTCCTTCGCAAGCTATCGGACCATGCACCAAGTGGGCGACGTCGGTAAACGGTTGTAGTGCGATCTTGGCGCCGTCAAAGGCGCAACCGCCCGCGGCGCTACCCGGCAACAGTTGCTTGGTACAACCCGTCCTGCGTTCATTCTCCGGCTTGCTGCCATTCTTTGCGCAGCCCGGCTCGTTGAAAACGTCCCGGACGGTGGCCGCTAGCGAACTCATTCTTCTCTCCTTGAGCCGGAACGATTTGGATTAATCAACCCGTCACGGGCTTGCGTCATCGCCGGCCGCACCGGCGATGACACGCGTAACGTCCACCATCAACGAATGATGTCGAAACTATAGTCGGTCTCGCCGAGACGGCTGGTCTTCTTGTCGAGCTCGTCGAAGATCTTGTCGAGAATCTTTACGAGCACATTCATGCTACCTTGATAGCCCCACACAGCAGAGCGGTGATGGTGATGGCGATCAAAAACTGGAAATCCGATCCGAATCAGCGGCGTGCCGGTGTCCCGTTCCAGATACTTTCCGTAAGTGTTGCCAATCAGAAAGTTGACAGGTTCGGTGAACAATAGAGAACGCATATGCCAGAGGTCCCGCCCCGGATAAACGTGGCAGTTCTGCCCAAATGGCGAGTTAGCCAATAATGCCTTTGTCTTCTCCTCCCACGCCTTATTGCCGTTGGTGGAGAGCACGTGAATAGGTTCCGCGCCGAGTTCGAGAAGGAAGGCAGCCAAACCGTAGCAGAGATCTGGATCGCCATAGACGGCGAATTTCTTGCCATGGATATGCGCACTGGAGTCACTCATCGCATCGACCAAGCGGCCGCGCTCTCGTGCTAGTTTTTCCGGAATGTCTTTGCCGCTGATGCGCGACAATGCGAGCAGGAAGTCATCCGTTGCGGATACGCCCACCGGGTGATTGAACGCCTCGACTTCCTGGCCGTGCTCGGCGATGAACGGCAGTGTTTTTTCCGTGCACCACTGCTGCATGGAAATCGTCGCCTTCGCATGAACGGCGTTGGCGGCGTCTTCGAGTGTGGTGCCGCCGTCATACATCCGAAACTGGCCGTCTGTCGGCGTATCGAAAACCTCGGAATTGTCGGCCAGGACGGTATAGTCGATCCCCATTAGTTCGAAGATGCGCTTAATCTCGCGGAGGTTGCCGACCGTATAGCCGTCGAAGCCGCCGATGAAGTTGATCTTGTCGTTCGGCGTGCGCTCCAGCTTGGGGGCGGTTCCCGCCTTCCCATCCCAGAAATGCTCCAGGATGCCCTTGAGCGCATTGTCATAGCCGGTGATGTGACTGCCGACGAACGCCGGAGTGTGTGCGAACGGCACATCGAAATCCGACGGAACAGATCCCTTTTCCTTCGACGTTTTTATGAAGGCGTTGAGATCGTCCCCGATGACCTCGGCCATGCAGGTGGTGGAGACCGCAATCATCCTCGGCTTGTACATGTTGTAGCTGTTGGCGAGCCCGTCAATCATGTTGTTAAGCCCACCGAATACTGCCGCGTCCTCTGTCATCGAAGAGGAGACGCAGGAGCTCGGCTCCTTGAAGTGCCGAGACAGATGACTACGGTAATACGCGACGCAGCCTTGAGAGCCGTGCACGAATGGCAGCGTGCCCTCAAAACCAACAGAAGCGAACACCGCGCCGAGCGGCTGGCAGGCCTTGGCTGGGTTGATCATCAGCGCTTCCCGCGCAAAATTCTTTTCGCGGTACTCAGGCGTCTTTGTCCATTCTCTGACGCGTTCAACCTCAGCGGACTCACGTGGATTCTCGAATGCCTTCTTGTCTGCCAGCATCTGCTGGTATTCCGGACCGCGGAACAGCTCTATGTGATCGAGCACGTGTTCTGCACTCTGCGCCATGCAACACCCTTTAGGATAGTGATTACTGTGAATAGGGCTCTCGGCTGAGAGCGGCTAGTTGCGTCATTCTGCAGCCAAGAGGCTGGGCTTGGGGAGATCCTTCCAGGGCGCCTTCAACTTCTTCCAGATGGGCGAATTGACGGCCATGTCCATATCGCGCGCGAAGACGGCAAAACCGTCATAGCCGTGATATGGGCCGGAATAGTCCCAGGAGTGCATCTGCCGGAACGGAACACCCATTTTCTGGAACACGTATTTTTCCTTGATCCCTGACCCGACCAGGTCGGGCTGGAGCTTCTCGACGAAACGCTCGAACTCATAGCCGTTGACGTCGTCGTAGATGAGCGTGCTGTCCTTCACGTAATGCTGGGCCGTACGTTGATAGTCGTCGTTGTGGCCGAACTCGTATCCCGTACCGATGACTTCCATGCCGAGGTCTTCGTATGCGCCGATCACATGACGGGGGCGCAGTCCGCCGACGAACAGCATCACCGTCTTCCCTTCGAGGCGGGGCCGATATTTCGCGATCACGTCATTCACCAGCGGCTGGTACTTCTCGATCACCCTCTCGGTGCCCTCCCGGATCTTGTCGTCGAAATAGCTGGCGATCTTGCGCAACGATTCTGCGATCTTAGAGGGCCCGAAGAAGTTGTATTCGCACCAGGGAATGCCGAACTTCTCTTCCATGTGGCGGGAGATGTAATTCATCGAACGATAGCAATGCAGGATGTTGAGCTTTGCCTTCGGCGTAGCCTCAAGTTCGGCTAGCGTGCCATCGCCGGACCATTGAGCAATTACACGTAGACCCATTTCCTCCAGCAAGATTCGAGATGACCAGGCATCGCCGCCGATATTGTAATCTCCGATGATCGCGACATCGTACGGGGTCGGCTCGAACCTCGGTTTGCTGTCGGGCCCATTCTTGTCAAATATCCAATCGCGCACCGCATCGTTGGCAATGTGGTGGCCAAGCGATTGCGACACGCCACGGAAACCCTCGCAGCGGACCGGCACGATCGTCTTTCCGCCATGTTCCTTAGACTTTGCTCGCGACACCGCCTCAATGTCATCGCCGATGAGGCCAATCGGGCATTCCGATTGGATCGTGATGCCGTTGTTCAGGGGGAACAGCTCCTGAACTTCATCAATGATCTTGTTGAGCTTTTTGTCCCCGCCAAACACGATATCCTTTTCCTGGAAGTCGGAGGTAAGCTGTAAGGTCACGAACGAATCTATTCCGGTGGTGCCGGCGTAATAATTGCGCCGCGAGCCCCACGAATACTGGCCACAACCGACTGGGCCGTGGCTGATATGGACCATGTCCTTGATCGGTCCCCAGACGACACCTTTGGAACCCGCGTAGGCGCAGCCTCGGATCGTCATGACCCCGGGTATTGATTTGAGGTTCGATTTGACCCCGCAATCCGATTTACCCGCCTCGTGGACATTGAGATGCTTGGCGCGACGTTTCGAGGTCTTCTCCGGATAGACCTTCAATACCTCTTCGATCAGCTCCTTATTCCGCGCTCTGATTTCCGGGATGCTCTGGGTCGTTGCGAGACTCATGCCGATGTCCTTCGAAGCTTTCCTGTTGCAATGGGGCACTCGGCCACGTCTTCTGCAACCAGCATGCCAGCGCCGTAGCACGCACTATGCGAGCGGATTCTGGTTTTCGTTTGCGTGTGTGCGTTGCGTTTGTTGCAAACGCGACAGAGTGCTTTGAAGATTAGCCCTCATACGCCATGTTAGAACCACGACAACCGCGCTTCACGCTATGACATGCACAGCGACAGAAAATTGTGGTGCCTAGCAGGTCCTGCCTGTTGGCAGCACATTTTAAGCGAACCAGAAATATAAACATGCTGGCATGAGCCACTCTAGCTCACTCGTCACCCTCCATCTTCGCTAAGCGTTTTCAGCCGCTGTCCAGATGGCGCGTAAGGATTGATGCCTCTTCGAGACGAATCGATCAACGCATCGTTGGCTTCGTAGCCACCTGACCCGTCGGTCGATAAAGCTTTCTTGCACGATCCATTCGCGCCCACTACCGAGTTGCAGATATGAGGCGTGCAAAGCTGGATGCCGAAGATCCGATCGCAATCCCGATGATATGGATCGAATGTCTCACAGCCTAGTGATTGGCGACGGTGATCACCGCGGCGTCGGTCACTGTTGCCGATTTGAGCGATACCATCGCATCTCAATCGCAATCGACAACACAACCGTGCTCATTTCATCATTGACTTAATCTAAGACGGCGTTGATGCGTCCGCGGATCGACCTTCCGAGATTTTCGGCATCAGACAGGCTCGGCGCCAATATGTCATCACCACCACCAGCTTGATGGCTCTCGAGTGCCGCTCGCTCGACCGCACCGCTCGCGCCCGGGCAGCTGGGTTTGGCGCATAGTGTCGGACCCAGAATGTTTACGGTGGCGGCGCCAGTCATTTCATGCAGTGTTAGAAAGCGAGAAATACGCCATTCGCGGCCGCCTTGTCCGTCTCTATGGCGAGCAGGACTTTCGCGGTTCAAAACGATAAGGCCGGCGGTGAGCTCTCAGAGCCCAGGCTCGCCCGCGATGACCTGCGATAGTTTCGCCTTGCCGGATAGGCCGATCGTCGTAATCCCACGTACCTGGCCCACATTGATGGCAAGATTTAGCCCGCAGATGTTTTGCCATACTTGAGACTCCAACTTCGAGTAGCTCCATTCTGTCATTGTCAGAAAACGTCATCCAAAAGGGTGAGCTGGGTTCGTAGGGTATCGCGGATCATTCAGTCATTCGGACGATGCATCCAATGAGATTGAGATCAACCTCTGCGCTTCGACCGCGAGCTCCAGCGGCAATCTCTGCAATACGTCTCTGGCGAAGCCGTTGACGATGAGGCCAACAGCCTCATCCTGCGAAATCCCACGCTGGCCGCAGTAGAACAGCACGTCCTCAGATATCTTCGAGATCGTGGCCTCGTGCTCAATCGCCGCCGAGGAGTTCTTCGCCTCGACGTAAGGCACAATGTGCGCACCAGACATGTCGCCGATTAGAAGCGAGTTGCATGCGGTATGGCTGCGCGCGCCTGTGGCCTTGATGTGAGCGCTGATCAGACCGCGATAGGTATTCTGAGATCTTCCGGTGGCGATACGCTTGGAGACGATCCGGCTCAACGTGTTCTTGCCGAGGTGGATCATCTTGGTGCCGCTATCGATCTGCTGAGAACCGGTCGACATTGCGATCGAGTAGAACTCGCCGTTCGAGTTGTCGCCGCGAAGAATGCAGCTCGGATTCTTCCAGGTGGTGGCAGTACCTGTCTCCACCTGGGTCCAGGAAATTTTCGAGTTCTCGCCGCGGCAGTCACAACGCTTGGTATCGAAACTGTAGATGCCGACCTTGCCGCCGGACTTACCACGGTACCCATTTTGCACTGCCGAGTATTTGATTTCGGCGTCATCAAGTGCGACGAGCTCGACGACCGCAGCATGCAGCTGGCTCTCATCATGCTGCCGCGCGGTGCAGCTCTCGAGATAGCTGACGTAGGAGCCTTTGTCGGCGATGATCAGAGTGCGCTCGAACTGGCCGGTGTTGCGCCCATTCACGCGGAAATAAGTTGATAGTTCCATCGGGCAGCGGACGCCCGGTGGCACGTAGGCGAACGAACCGTCAGAGAAGACAGCCGAGTTCAATCTCGCGAAGAAATTGTCGGAGATCGACACCACGCTGCCGAGATATCTCTGCACCAGTTCGGGATGCTCGGCGATCGCCTCAGAAATCGGCATGAAAATCACGCCTTCCCTCTTCAGCTCTTCTCCGAAGGCGGTGACAACGGAAAGCGGGTCGAACAAGGTGCTGGCGGCGATGTTGCGGCTCGCTGAGCCGTCTGCGCCGCGGGTCAGCTCTTCGCCCTCCAGGTTCGCGACCACGCGCAGCGGAATGCCCCGCGTCTGTGGGGTCTTGAGCGTTTCCGGATCAATTTCGTCGATCGACGGGGCCTTCTTTGGCAGCGCGAAATAGTCAATGTCCTGGTAGTCTATCTTGGGATGATTGAGACGCGCCCAGGTCGGCTCGGTCATGATCAGCCAGCGCCGCAAGGCCTCCAAGCGCCACTCCAGCATCCAGCGGGGCTCGTTCCTTTTCGCGGAGATGAAGCGGACGGTATCTTCTGATAGCCCCCTCGGAGCCTTTTCAGCCCGGATCAGCGTTTCAAATCCATATCGGGACTGGTCCACGTCGACGCTCTGGACACCCTCAACGGTCGCATGAACAACTATCATTGCCAGCTTCCGCCTGTGCAAGGACGAGTTTTGCCGGTTCAGGCGATGCCTGAAGCCTGTTTCGCTCGCTAAAAAGGCGGTCCCGCAAGTCACCATTTGGGGACCGGTAACGTTCGCGATCAGGCGACCGATCACTAAAGTGGCCGCAGATGGCGTCTCCCTGGCACGTGCAGCGGCACCGCCCGTCGCTGCACCTCTATGCTGGCACGCAGGTGCCCGGCACCGGGCAGACAACGGCGCATTGTGGCGTCTCGAAATGCCCCCTACAGCGGGTGCACTTCTTCGGATTGATCACATACACGTCGTTCTTGAGGCTGATTGCGACGTTTGGACATTCGAACTCACATGCGCCGCAGACGGTGCACTGGGACGCGATTATCTTGTAAGTCATTACTGCGATTCTCCGTGAGCAGGAGTGCGGGAGGCTTCTTTCTTTCAAGTGTTGTGCCAAACTACCGATGCTTGTTTTGTGCGGTTATTTATCGTCGAATGTCGCCGCTTCGACAGTGTGTCGCAAGCCCAACAGTCTGTGTCGATGCCGTACTTTCTCACATGAGCCGATGCGGAGCGAAGCGAGCGCGGTCAAAGCACATGCTGAAGCGTTGAATGGCGCACGACTTTGTTTTAACTCCTGAAGGGGTGCTTCGCCAGGATCGCTTCATCGGTTTTGATCGATGTCCATTGCGTGGGCGGCGCGCGCGATGCAGGCCAAGATCACCGCCGACCGGAAAGCAGCTCCAAGCCTGGTAGTTGTCTAAGATTCTTCGCCCAAAAGAACGGACAATGGCTGTCGGGCAGAGAGGGGTAGCGCCGCAAAATGAACGGGCGCTATACCGGATCAGTGCGAAATCCTTTCCTTGGCACCATACATGAACCCAGATATAAGAGCCCTTTCAGAGTGTTGCGTTGGCCCGCCCCATTCGAGTTCGGCGTTGGCCTGCTGCCAGCGAAGTGAACAGCGTCTCGTTCAGCAATTCGTCTCGGGGACGTGAAGTTTTTCGACAAAGGCATTCTGCGTCGGCTCAGCCGGGCGCGATGTATTGCCCGGTAACGCCGCTCTGATCGGCCCATGTCGGGATGGCGTTGCTGGTCAATTGGTCCGGTCGTCGCTGACCACCATAGGCTTGCCGCGCTCGATGATCAGTCGATCCAGCTCCCCAACGGGGAAACCCCGACAGCGAGGTGTCGGCCACCGACGCAGGCGCTCGCGCTGCATTCGTCGATCAGGGTCAGGATGCGGAAGCGGCAGCCATCTGTGAGCTGAACGATCGTGAACAAAGCTATGTAACAACGCGCGGACCGGGTCGGTAAATCAATGAATAACAGAGGCTTACGGTTTGGCGCCGCCAATCGCACTCAGTAGATTTATGATTTGAAAAAAAAGGGCCACTCCGAAGGAAGTGGCCTAAGTCAGGGAGGAAACGCCCGATTGGGCCTCTGGGATCAGGCCGCAGCCTGATCGATCGGTGAGAAGGGCAGACCGAGACTCTCGGCGACGGCCCTGTACGTTACTCGGCCGCGATGGACGTTTAGGCCGGCCCGAAGGTGCGGGTTTTCGAGCACGGCCGAAAAGCGCTTACTGGCCAGAGCCAAACCAAATGGCAGCGTGGCGTTATTCAACGCCTGACTTGAGGTGAGCGGGACAGCCCCGGGCATATTGGCCACACAGTAGTGAATGACGCCATCCACCTTGTAAGTTGGGTCGGCGTGGGTGGTCGGGTGCGATGTCTCGAAGCATCCACCCTGATCAATCGCAACATCGACGATCACCGCACCATCGCGCATCGAGCTCAACACACCGCGGCTGACCAGTTTCGGCGCGCTCGCTCCGGGAACGAGCACCGCACCGATCACCACGTCCGCCGCTAGGACTTCTTCTTCCACCGTGTCAATCGTCGAAAATCTGGTTCGAACCCGCCCGCCGAATAGCTCATCAAGCTCGCGCAACCGAGGGATCGATCGGTCAATGATAGTGACCTCGGCCCCCAAACCAACCGCCATCCGTGCCGCATGCGTGCCAACAACGCCGCCCCCAATCACGACGATACGAGCCGGTTGCACACCCGGCACGCCACCTATCAACAGCCCCCGCCCGCCTGAATACCGCTTTAGGGCGCTACCGGCCGCTTCGATCGCAAGCCTGCCTGCGACCTCGCTCATCGGCGCCAACAGCGGCAGGCCGCCATGCGCGTCAGTCACCGTCTCGTAGGCAATTGCCGTACAACCAGACTTCAGTAGGCCGTTGGCCTGCTCCGGGTCCGGCGCCAAATGCAGATAGGTGAAGAGGATCTGATTCTCTCGCAGCTGGGTCCATTCGGACGGCTGGGGCTCCTTCACCTTCACGATCATCTCGCTCGATGCAAATACCTCGCGCGCGGAGTCCAGAATCGCTGCGCCAGCCTTGCGATAATCGTTGTCGGTTGCGCCAATGCCTGCGCCGGCATCAGTCTCCACCACTACATCATGACCGGCAGCGACATATTCGCGCACAGCCCCAGGGGTCAGGCCGACACGATATTCGTGCGCCTTGATTTCCTTGGGAACACCCACCTTCATCTGCATTTCTCCCTGCCTTGGAGCGCCCTTTCTAATCGGAAGAGCTCTGCGATATTGCGAAGCGAGTGCGCAAATCACGCCGAAATTCAGCGATTTTTGACCTAAGCGCGCAGGATTCCAAAACGTAGGGAGCACGGCTCCGAAAGCCTAGCAAACTGCTAGTTGGCACGGGATCAGCCCCGGGACATCAAGCGAACAGAGTGTCAACTACCGCGATGAGGCAAATCTCCTCGCGAACTCCATAGTGGACAGGTCTCACACAGGCCAAAACCTGACCGAGAGATCAGTCAGATCTAGCATGTTGTGCAATGCGAGCTTACGATTTGAACTGCGCGGAAGAAACGTTGCGACCTGCAAGGTCGCTAAGTCCCAGCTCGACCGGCCTCCCGCAATGGAGGAGCAAGCTCAACGTTTATCATGCAACATGTGACTGAGTGCTTTCAAGCGTCGCTCTGGGCAAGCTGATCAGCAGATCCTGGGTAGTTGTTCGCCGGACAGCCAATCGGCAATTCGTGCGCCGCCAACCCTGGTCGCAATCTGAACGAAATGATGGTCGTCAGCTATGGCCTCGCCGATATCAACCGCATCATAGCCAAGTCGGTGAGCCTTCATGGCTACAAGCACGGCTTCGGCCACATCGGGCGCTACAATCGCAACGAGCTTCCCCTCGTTTGCGAGGTGGAGTGGATCAAGCCCGAGGAGTTCGCAGGCGGCCGCGACCTCAAGCTTCACCGGAATGGCGTTCTCCTGTAGGCGAAACCCAAGCCTCGATTGATGCGCAATCTCGTTGAGGGTGGCGGCAAGACCTCCGCGCGTGGGATCGCGCATCACTCGAATGCCGCTGCCGCCGGCGCGAACCATTACAGCCACGAGATCATGGAGCGCTGCGGAGTCTGACATGATCTGAGTCTGGAATGCGAGGTTCTGACGTCTTGACATGATCGCCACACCATGGTCGCCGAGGCTCCCCGAGACCAGCACACGGTCACCAGCCCTTGCCTTCTCGGCGGAGAGATCGAGCCCATCAGCCAAAAACCCGATTCCGGTGGTTGAGATGAACAGACCATCCGCTTTCCCGCGTTCGACCACCTTGGTATCACCCGTGATAATGTAAACGCCGGCGCCGCGCGCCGCCTCCCCCATCGAATCCGCTATCGACTTCAGATCCAAGAGGCGGAAGCCCTCTTCAATGATAAAGCTTGCCGACAGATACTGCGGACGTGCGCCGGCCATCGCGACATCATTGATAGTGCCGTGCACCGCGAGCGAGCCGATATTGCCGCCAGGAAAGAATAACGGGGAGACCACGTATGCGTCCGTTGTCATCACCATCCTACCTGCGCCGACATCGAAGGCCGCCTGATCATTGCAGCGGGCGAGCCATTCATTGCCGAATGCCCGATGAAACAAGCCGGAGATCAGCTGCGCCATGTCGCGCCCCCCCGAACCGTGGGACAAGTCAACGCACCCGTTCTCGATGTCGAGCGTGGGTTTATTGACTCTCATGACGCTCGCACCTGATAGTCACGATGTCGGCCATACCTCCAATATGCGGCACAAGCGCCTTCCGACGAGACCATGCAGGATCCTATGGGGGTTCTCGGAGTGCAGGCATCTCCGAAAAGCTCGCACTCGACGGGCTTCTTTGCGCCGCGCAGAATGGCTCCGCAGTCGCAAGCGGGATTGTCGGCGATGCGCACCTCATGCATAGCGAAGCGCGCCTCAGCATCGAAATGGGCATAGGCCTTCTTCAACATGAGTCCACTGTTGGGTACGACCCCGAGCCCGCGCCATTCAAACTGGTCGCGGACGTCGAAAATGTCCGAC comes from Bradyrhizobium sp. CCGE-LA001 and encodes:
- a CDS encoding 4Fe-4S binding protein, whose amino-acid sequence is MTYKIIASQCTVCGACEFECPNVAISLKNDVYVINPKKCTRCRGHFETPQCAVVCPVPGTCVPA
- the hypE gene encoding hydrogenase expression/formation protein HypE encodes the protein MRVNKPTLDIENGCVDLSHGSGGRDMAQLISGLFHRAFGNEWLARCNDQAAFDVGAGRMVMTTDAYVVSPLFFPGGNIGSLAVHGTINDVAMAGARPQYLSASFIIEEGFRLLDLKSIADSMGEAARGAGVYIITGDTKVVERGKADGLFISTTGIGFLADGLDLSAEKARAGDRVLVSGSLGDHGVAIMSRRQNLAFQTQIMSDSAALHDLVAVMVRAGGSGIRVMRDPTRGGLAATLNEIAHQSRLGFRLQENAIPVKLEVAAACELLGLDPLHLANEGKLVAIVAPDVAEAVLVAMKAHRLGYDAVDIGEAIADDHHFVQIATRVGGARIADWLSGEQLPRIC
- the sufB gene encoding Fe-S cluster assembly protein SufB, translating into MIVVHATVEGVQSVDVDQSRYGFETLIRAEKAPRGLSEDTVRFISAKRNEPRWMLEWRLEALRRWLIMTEPTWARLNHPKIDYQDIDYFALPKKAPSIDEIDPETLKTPQTRGIPLRVVANLEGEELTRGADGSASRNIAASTLFDPLSVVTAFGEELKREGVIFMPISEAIAEHPELVQRYLGSVVSISDNFFARLNSAVFSDGSFAYVPPGVRCPMELSTYFRVNGRNTGQFERTLIIADKGSYVSYLESCTARQHDESQLHAAVVELVALDDAEIKYSAVQNGYRGKSGGKVGIYSFDTKRCDCRGENSKISWTQVETGTATTWKNPSCILRGDNSNGEFYSIAMSTGSQQIDSGTKMIHLGKNTLSRIVSKRIATGRSQNTYRGLISAHIKATGARSHTACNSLLIGDMSGAHIVPYVEAKNSSAAIEHEATISKISEDVLFYCGQRGISQDEAVGLIVNGFARDVLQRLPLELAVEAQRLISISLDASSE
- the ald gene encoding alanine dehydrogenase, encoding MKVGVPKEIKAHEYRVGLTPGAVREYVAAGHDVVVETDAGAGIGATDNDYRKAGAAILDSAREVFASSEMIVKVKEPQPSEWTQLRENQILFTYLHLAPDPEQANGLLKSGCTAIAYETVTDAHGGLPLLAPMSEVAGRLAIEAAGSALKRYSGGRGLLIGGVPGVQPARIVVIGGGVVGTHAARMAVGLGAEVTIIDRSIPRLRELDELFGGRVRTRFSTIDTVEEEVLAADVVIGAVLVPGASAPKLVSRGVLSSMRDGAVIVDVAIDQGGCFETSHPTTHADPTYKVDGVIHYCVANMPGAVPLTSSQALNNATLPFGLALASKRFSAVLENPHLRAGLNVHRGRVTYRAVAESLGLPFSPIDQAAA
- the nifK gene encoding nitrogenase molybdenum-iron protein subunit beta, translating into MAQSAEHVLDHIELFRGPEYQQMLADKKAFENPRESAEVERVREWTKTPEYREKNFAREALMINPAKACQPLGAVFASVGFEGTLPFVHGSQGCVAYYRSHLSRHFKEPSSCVSSSMTEDAAVFGGLNNMIDGLANSYNMYKPRMIAVSTTCMAEVIGDDLNAFIKTSKEKGSVPSDFDVPFAHTPAFVGSHITGYDNALKGILEHFWDGKAGTAPKLERTPNDKINFIGGFDGYTVGNLREIKRIFELMGIDYTVLADNSEVFDTPTDGQFRMYDGGTTLEDAANAVHAKATISMQQWCTEKTLPFIAEHGQEVEAFNHPVGVSATDDFLLALSRISGKDIPEKLARERGRLVDAMSDSSAHIHGKKFAVYGDPDLCYGLAAFLLELGAEPIHVLSTNGNKAWEEKTKALLANSPFGQNCHVYPGRDLWHMRSLLFTEPVNFLIGNTYGKYLERDTGTPLIRIGFPVFDRHHHHRSAVWGYQGSMNVLVKILDKIFDELDKKTSRLGETDYSFDIIR
- the nifD gene encoding nitrogenase molybdenum-iron protein alpha chain, whose amino-acid sequence is MSLATTQSIPEIRARNKELIEEVLKVYPEKTSKRRAKHLNVHEAGKSDCGVKSNLKSIPGVMTIRGCAYAGSKGVVWGPIKDMVHISHGPVGCGQYSWGSRRNYYAGTTGIDSFVTLQLTSDFQEKDIVFGGDKKLNKIIDEVQELFPLNNGITIQSECPIGLIGDDIEAVSRAKSKEHGGKTIVPVRCEGFRGVSQSLGHHIANDAVRDWIFDKNGPDSKPRFEPTPYDVAIIGDYNIGGDAWSSRILLEEMGLRVIAQWSGDGTLAELEATPKAKLNILHCYRSMNYISRHMEEKFGIPWCEYNFFGPSKIAESLRKIASYFDDKIREGTERVIEKYQPLVNDVIAKYRPRLEGKTVMLFVGGLRPRHVIGAYEDLGMEVIGTGYEFGHNDDYQRTAQHYVKDSTLIYDDVNGYEFERFVEKLQPDLVGSGIKEKYVFQKMGVPFRQMHSWDYSGPYHGYDGFAVFARDMDMAVNSPIWKKLKAPWKDLPKPSLLAAE